The proteins below are encoded in one region of Candidatus Saganbacteria bacterium:
- a CDS encoding isoprenylcysteine carboxylmethyltransferase family protein, translated as MNTTEDSPLKKIYSRSDQAGRKDLAGEHPLNDPVQVAMIIVFLIVWITDSFFLHMTTSAAAGVPLLLRALCGILLLCLWLYLTKSALNIVFVQTREVPSVIRQGPFAYVRHPIYLGSILLYAGLSIITFSMASFFLTAVAAVWYNYAAAYEEKLLLNKYGKDYSEYMEQVPRWMPRIAQGKKHT; from the coding sequence ATGAACACAACAGAAGACAGTCCGCTTAAAAAGATATATAGCAGATCTGATCAGGCCGGTAGGAAAGATCTTGCGGGTGAGCATCCGTTGAACGATCCTGTCCAGGTCGCCATGATCATTGTGTTCCTTATCGTATGGATAACAGACTCGTTCTTCCTCCACATGACAACATCCGCTGCAGCAGGCGTTCCGTTACTGCTTAGGGCCCTGTGCGGGATATTGTTGTTATGCCTGTGGCTATATCTGACAAAAAGCGCGCTGAATATTGTTTTCGTTCAGACAAGAGAGGTCCCTTCGGTAATAAGACAGGGGCCTTTTGCTTATGTGCGCCATCCAATATATTTAGGTTCGATATTGCTGTATGCGGGACTGTCAATCATCACTTTTTCTATGGCTTCCTTTTTCCTGACAGCCGTTGCGGCGGTCTGGTATAACTATGCCGCGGCCTATGAAGAAAAACTGCTGCTTAATAAATACGGCAAAGATTACTCGGAGTACATGGAACAGGTCCCAAGATGGATGCCGAGGATAGCACAGGGGAAGAAACATACTTGA
- a CDS encoding DUF4116 domain-containing protein: MEKITMVGGLVIDYFYQRLREIDFVRDMKMDGVITREDLSEAAKKGIRTSIQFSEGSTSSCDTIQKLYLKLQALDKADGRLDGDIKALRPSRVLFIQGRPKITYIQLEVDVFISDEKKELILAKVNADPDTLKEMDPSLKKDKDFILEAVKRSAAAMKYADASFSKDKEFLLTAFKYNRDVLKYADVSVKKDKSFILAAVKESRTALEIADEALRKDKEVMLAAVKQDGHALEYADASLKKDKEVVRAAAGQNAWAAFYHADSSLKNDKGFILEAAGFFGGVLEFADEALKKDKEVVLACVKENGQALMFADHSLKRDKDVVITAVKQYGKALQSSYQLLNNDKEVVLAAVKQDGEALCYADDLLRKDKEVVLAAIRQNSDALKYADDLIRKDKEVVLTAVKQNAATLEFADESLWKDKDVITASIPGLQSIFDSNMSEKDYLSLLVSNMLVMRNNEETDASLGYKALSGSVLLSSYRTVIRQIEKTGLRGLSNIDPDSAVKLTSTMAEVFLRGGYWATQSKNVVMRDVRLTEMSKNSAVLRLLAHEGKLNLRSETSFIFAWSHAPSISVNLPSNVYWYKKDIPELRGLLNSKYEVYKNAAAKALEKLDKEGVEDQGLEAGKKPSPEKLQALRKMMESDDWTLRYRALEALRISGADTGEFTQEILKLFNDKEWYVHNSAALIIEKDGEKHMDYLNKVKKNGSEYASFRALQIIWPDNK; this comes from the coding sequence ATGGAAAAGATAACAATGGTCGGCGGGCTGGTCATCGATTACTTCTACCAAAGGTTGAGAGAAATAGATTTTGTAAGGGATATGAAAATGGACGGCGTCATAACCCGTGAAGACCTGTCCGAGGCCGCAAAGAAAGGGATCCGCACATCCATACAGTTCAGCGAAGGGTCGACCTCGTCCTGCGACACGATACAAAAACTTTATCTGAAACTGCAGGCCCTGGACAAAGCGGACGGCAGACTGGACGGGGATATCAAAGCGCTCAGACCGAGCCGTGTATTGTTCATTCAGGGACGTCCGAAAATAACCTACATCCAGCTGGAAGTCGATGTCTTTATTTCCGATGAAAAAAAAGAGCTCATCCTGGCCAAAGTCAACGCCGATCCTGATACTTTAAAGGAAATGGATCCTTCTTTAAAAAAAGACAAGGATTTTATATTAGAAGCCGTTAAACGTTCCGCTGCCGCAATGAAGTATGCGGATGCGTCCTTTAGTAAGGACAAAGAATTTCTTTTGACGGCCTTTAAATACAATCGGGATGTACTGAAATATGCGGATGTTTCCGTAAAGAAGGACAAATCATTCATACTGGCAGCTGTCAAAGAAAGCCGGACGGCTTTGGAAATCGCGGACGAAGCCTTAAGGAAGGACAAGGAAGTGATGCTGGCTGCCGTTAAACAGGACGGACATGCGCTGGAGTACGCAGATGCGTCCTTAAAGAAAGACAAAGAAGTAGTAAGGGCTGCTGCTGGACAAAACGCATGGGCAGCATTCTATCATGCGGATAGCTCTCTTAAGAATGACAAGGGTTTCATATTGGAAGCAGCGGGATTTTTTGGCGGGGTTCTTGAGTTCGCGGACGAGGCTCTGAAGAAGGACAAGGAAGTGGTATTGGCATGCGTCAAAGAAAACGGGCAGGCATTGATGTTCGCGGATCACTCCTTAAAAAGGGATAAAGATGTAGTAATTACAGCTGTCAAACAATATGGAAAAGCACTGCAGTCTTCATATCAATTATTAAACAATGATAAAGAAGTGGTACTGGCTGCTGTTAAACAGGACGGTGAAGCACTGTGTTATGCGGATGACCTCCTGAGGAAGGATAAAGAAGTTGTATTAGCGGCTATCAGGCAGAACAGCGATGCGTTGAAATATGCGGACGACCTGATAAGGAAGGATAAAGAAGTAGTATTGACTGCCGTTAAACAAAACGCAGCAACATTGGAGTTCGCGGATGAATCCTTATGGAAAGACAAAGATGTGATAACTGCCAGCATACCGGGATTACAGAGCATTTTTGATTCGAACATGAGCGAAAAGGATTATCTGTCGCTGTTAGTATCGAACATGCTTGTCATGAGAAATAATGAGGAGACCGACGCTTCGCTCGGATATAAAGCTCTTTCGGGAAGCGTGTTATTGTCATCGTACAGGACAGTTATCCGGCAGATAGAAAAGACCGGGCTCAGGGGTTTAAGCAATATAGACCCGGACTCAGCAGTAAAACTGACATCGACCATGGCTGAAGTATTTTTACGGGGCGGTTATTGGGCTACACAATCAAAGAACGTGGTCATGAGAGATGTCAGGCTTACCGAAATGTCCAAGAATTCGGCCGTATTGAGACTGCTTGCCCATGAGGGGAAGCTGAATCTCCGTTCAGAAACAAGTTTTATTTTTGCATGGAGCCATGCACCTTCTATCTCCGTCAATCTCCCTTCAAATGTCTACTGGTATAAAAAAGACATCCCTGAACTCCGCGGGCTGCTGAACAGCAAATATGAGGTTTATAAGAACGCAGCTGCAAAAGCTCTTGAAAAGCTCGATAAGGAAGGCGTTGAAGATCAGGGGCTTGAAGCGGGAAAGAAACCTTCTCCTGAAAAGCTTCAGGCTCTTAGAAAGATGATGGAAAGCGATGATTGGACATTGAGATACAGGGCGCTTGAAGCTTTGCGTATCAGCGGTGCGGACACTGGTGAGTTTACACAGGAAATACTTAAGCTTTTTAATGACAAAGAATGGTATGTACACAACAGCGCGGCGCTCATCATCGAGAAAGACGGAGAAAAGCACATGGATTATTTAAATAAAGTTAAAAAAAACGGGTCCGAGTACGCGTCTTTTAGGGCCTTACAAATAATTTGGCCCGACAATAAATAA
- a CDS encoding DUF4116 domain-containing protein — MSKITLTDLWNIEDIYSRLRKIDAVRDGKADGIITREELAESAKTGIDTTVKFNEGIISSYDVIQKLYLKLQTIDKEDGTNDGLLNTLRVRQGVALTPQQQDKVSIELDLDDSDISAKKELAIAKVRDKWYALEEMDASLKKDKEVVLAAVRSDGKALGYADDSLKKDRGFVLEAVKTDGCALNCADALFKRDKEIVLSAVKSSWTALKYADDSLKKDKYFMIEAVKQNGCAIEYADITLKKDKDVVLAAVKQEGYALQFADDSLKGDKDLILQAVGQYNNAIKYAGPSLLKDKDFMMAAVKQYGLALELADDHLKKDKEIVLAAVMQNGHALSFADDAFKKDKVVVLAAVRQDRFAIKHSDVSLQKDRDVLLANKPGLKNIFNLNMNEEKYIVSFVSNMTFLEYQEETDDSLQRSALSGNILLSSYRTITGQIEITGLKGLGNIDPESAKELTSIMAEIDGSHGLWATQSKHAVRRDVRLTEMFKNSVILRLLVSESKMKIPVKTQFDFVWSHADSIPVNLPSNVYWYKKDIPELRGLLNNKYEVYKNAAAKALEKIEKEGTEDQGLEAGKKPSPEKAQALRKMMEDKDWTLRYRALEALRISGANTSGFTPEIYKLFNDKEWYVHNSAGLIIGKEKGKHIEYLKDSLKTGSVFAQNRATDILNPSNPK, encoded by the coding sequence ATGAGCAAAATAACACTAACAGATTTGTGGAATATTGAAGATATATATTCAAGACTGAGGAAGATCGATGCAGTAAGGGACGGGAAGGCTGACGGGATAATAACCAGGGAAGAATTGGCCGAGTCTGCAAAGACCGGAATAGATACGACAGTAAAGTTCAACGAAGGCATAATTTCTTCTTATGATGTCATACAAAAGCTGTACTTGAAACTTCAGACAATAGATAAAGAGGACGGCACTAATGACGGACTGCTTAACACATTAAGGGTCCGGCAGGGAGTAGCATTGACACCTCAACAACAAGATAAAGTCAGCATAGAGTTGGATCTTGATGATTCGGATATCTCCGCAAAAAAAGAGCTTGCAATTGCCAAAGTCCGGGATAAATGGTATGCCCTGGAAGAAATGGACGCCTCCTTGAAGAAGGATAAAGAAGTTGTGCTTGCAGCGGTCAGGTCAGACGGAAAGGCATTAGGATATGCCGATGATTCATTAAAAAAAGACAGGGGATTCGTATTGGAAGCTGTTAAAACAGACGGATGTGCGCTCAACTGTGCAGATGCATTATTTAAGAGAGACAAGGAAATAGTCTTGTCTGCCGTCAAAAGTTCCTGGACTGCATTAAAATATGCGGATGATTCGCTAAAAAAAGATAAATACTTCATGATAGAGGCTGTTAAACAAAACGGATGTGCAATCGAATATGCGGATATAACACTTAAAAAAGACAAAGACGTGGTTTTGGCTGCCGTAAAACAGGAGGGATATGCGCTGCAGTTTGCGGATGATTCTTTAAAGGGAGATAAAGATCTCATACTGCAGGCGGTCGGACAGTATAACAATGCTATCAAATATGCCGGCCCTTCATTGCTTAAGGATAAGGATTTTATGATGGCAGCCGTAAAACAATATGGACTGGCACTTGAGCTGGCTGATGATCATTTAAAGAAGGATAAAGAAATTGTACTCGCGGCGGTTATGCAAAACGGACATGCCCTGTCGTTTGCCGACGATGCCTTCAAAAAGGACAAAGTAGTGGTGCTGGCCGCTGTCAGACAGGACAGATTTGCGATCAAGCATTCCGACGTATCACTCCAGAAAGACAGGGATGTGTTATTGGCTAATAAGCCGGGATTAAAGAATATTTTCAACCTGAATATGAATGAAGAAAAGTATATTGTATCGTTCGTATCAAATATGACGTTTTTGGAATATCAGGAGGAAACCGACGATTCACTTCAAAGATCAGCTCTTTCGGGAAATATACTGCTTTCATCATATCGTACGATTACCGGGCAGATAGAAATAACAGGACTAAAAGGCCTTGGCAATATCGATCCGGAATCTGCTAAAGAATTAACCTCGATCATGGCTGAAATTGACGGCTCCCATGGCTTATGGGCCACACAGTCAAAACATGCTGTCAGGAGAGATGTAAGACTGACAGAGATGTTCAAAAATTCGGTCATATTAAGATTACTTGTCTCAGAAAGTAAAATGAAGATACCTGTAAAAACACAGTTTGATTTTGTCTGGAGCCACGCCGATTCAATACCAGTTAACCTCCCTTCAAATGTTTACTGGTACAAAAAGGACATCCCTGAACTGCGCGGATTGTTGAATAATAAATATGAAGTATATAAGAACGCAGCGGCAAAAGCCCTTGAAAAGATAGAAAAAGAAGGCACTGAAGATCAGGGGCTTGAAGCGGGAAAGAAACCTTCTCCTGAAAAGGCTCAGGCTCTTAGAAAGATGATGGAAGACAAGGATTGGACATTGAGATACAGGGCGCTTGAAGCATTGCGCATCAGCGGTGCGAACACGAGCGGATTTACGCCTGAAATATATAAGCTATTTAATGACAAAGAATGGTATGTACACAACAGCGCCGGTCTTATCATAGGGAAAGAAAAGGGAAAGCATATCGAATATTTAAAAGACAGCCTCAAGACCGGGTCAGTTTTTGCGCAAAACAGAGCTACAGATATACTTAATCCCTCAAATCCAAAATAA
- a CDS encoding C45 family autoproteolytic acyltransferase/hydrolase: MNRKTFFFLILFIFTLTCSGCGNLFNTGASSIPGLQLVSSYDDGKLYVTNTAPGVNQLYVVQLKGTFYEMGMQYGFLTRTMLAEIYQNGMDYFTAHGASYEAVAAMGQVEYDVQYDYMKDLINGMAETSGLGLEKQKIVSGLMGMLFGCSGIAAWGDYTTDGALVFGRNWDTAKGPFSNLSKYVTVVVYNPTGYSHSVVDINYLGSIAPQTLLNDAGLFIDLQNGQVSDPHTDPSMIPTSMKLFSVMLEQSTLDGINAAFDATQTNMGLIINAAGTNDAFSYEWATYGGKRRGADTPGLLSTSNHFVDPRWTGLPTVAAGLAGGYTLERRANLLALGNANKGSINAQKMMDILDTTIPLGGPTFPDDSIYATFYQIVAVPSLKQLWVKSRGYSGWERIEAGSLFESR; the protein is encoded by the coding sequence GTGAACAGAAAAACTTTTTTCTTTCTCATTTTATTTATTTTTACGCTGACGTGCTCCGGTTGCGGCAATCTTTTTAACACGGGGGCCTCATCGATACCAGGACTCCAGCTGGTGTCTTCGTACGATGACGGGAAACTTTATGTGACCAATACGGCCCCGGGAGTCAACCAATTATATGTAGTGCAGCTGAAGGGGACTTTTTATGAAATGGGCATGCAGTACGGCTTCCTTACAAGGACCATGCTTGCCGAAATATACCAGAATGGGATGGATTATTTTACGGCGCACGGCGCCTCTTATGAGGCTGTGGCCGCCATGGGGCAGGTGGAATATGATGTCCAGTACGATTACATGAAAGACCTGATCAACGGCATGGCCGAGACTTCAGGCCTGGGCCTTGAAAAACAGAAGATAGTATCCGGGCTCATGGGCATGCTGTTCGGGTGTTCAGGCATCGCCGCATGGGGGGACTACACGACTGACGGAGCGCTCGTATTCGGCAGGAACTGGGATACGGCAAAGGGGCCTTTTTCAAACCTTTCAAAATACGTGACGGTCGTCGTCTACAATCCGACGGGATACAGCCACAGCGTCGTAGACATCAACTATCTCGGCTCGATAGCCCCGCAGACACTATTGAACGATGCGGGACTTTTCATCGACCTGCAGAACGGCCAGGTATCCGATCCTCATACAGATCCTTCGATGATCCCGACTTCGATGAAGCTTTTTTCTGTCATGCTGGAGCAAAGCACACTTGACGGCATCAATGCGGCTTTTGATGCCACACAGACCAATATGGGACTGATCATAAACGCCGCCGGTACAAATGATGCTTTTTCTTATGAATGGGCGACCTACGGAGGCAAGAGAAGGGGTGCAGATACACCGGGGCTTTTATCGACCTCAAATCATTTTGTCGACCCGAGGTGGACCGGGCTTCCGACAGTTGCGGCGGGACTTGCCGGAGGATACACTCTTGAGCGCAGGGCAAACCTCCTGGCACTGGGAAATGCAAATAAAGGATCGATCAATGCCCAGAAGATGATGGATATCCTTGATACGACGATTCCCTTAGGCGGCCCAACATTCCCGGATGACAGCATCTACGCGACATTTTACCAGATCGTCGCTGTCCCTTCACTAAAGCAGTTATGGGTCAAATCCAGAGGCTACAGCGGCTGGGAGAGGATCGAAGCAGGATCCTTGTTTGAAAGCCGCTGA
- a CDS encoding ORF6N domain-containing protein, whose translation MPKSAIIKQRLKNIGVEKSNNLIISAESIEGKIFLSRGRKVILDADLASFYGVSTGRLNEQVKRNIKRFPEDFMFQLTQNEYLSLQDLSPDLISQNAMSSYGGRRHYPFVFTEQGIAMLSGILNSERAIMVNIAIMRAFVKIRQIVSFNKELAQKFAELERTVDRHDKDIIDIFRAINKIIKEEQKPKAKFGFI comes from the coding sequence ATGCCTAAAAGTGCAATTATTAAGCAGAGGTTAAAGAATATAGGTGTTGAAAAATCCAACAATCTGATAATTTCAGCCGAAAGTATAGAAGGAAAGATATTTCTGAGCAGAGGTAGAAAAGTAATACTTGATGCAGATCTTGCATCATTTTACGGGGTATCTACCGGACGTTTAAATGAACAGGTGAAACGCAATATTAAAAGGTTTCCTGAGGATTTTATGTTTCAGCTGACCCAGAACGAATACTTATCATTGCAAGATCTTTCTCCCGACTTGATATCGCAAAATGCGATGTCAAGTTATGGCGGCAGGAGACATTACCCATTCGTATTTACTGAACAGGGAATAGCCATGCTTTCCGGCATTTTAAACAGCGAACGTGCCATCATGGTCAACATCGCCATTATGCGTGCGTTCGTGAAAATAAGACAGATAGTTTCTTTTAATAAGGAACTCGCACAAAAGTTTGCCGAGCTAGAACGCACGGTCGACCGTCATGACAAGGATATTATTGATATCTTCAGGGCAATAAATAAAATAATAAAAGAAGAACAGAAGCCGAAGGCGAAGTTCGGGTTTATATAG
- a CDS encoding type I restriction endonuclease, whose product MITNTKELGFEEFIEKHLISSQSYCKLKPGDFDKAICFDKDTVIGFIKKTQSKEWKKLLDQHGEDAENRFFKRLDEEIRARGILEVLRSGINDHGIKFDLAYFKPETKLNEETLQKYNSNIFSVVRQLKYSEKNENSIDMVIFINGLPIFTIELKNQLTGQSVKNGIMQYKTDRDPREKLLSFKRCLTHFAVDTEVVFMTTKLEGLRTRFLPFNKGNNNSAGNPVAEGKYKTHYFWEEVLSPDSILELVGRFVNIQKDEKEDQKGKKYTEETLIFPRYHQLDTVKRLVADSRENGAGKNYLIQHSAGSGKSNTIAWTAHRLSALHNSEDQKVFDSVIVVTDRRVLDRQLRNTIMQFEQTAGVVKPIIEGSKELKEALEAGEKIITTTLQKFPFIVGVVDELPGKKFAVIIDEAHSSQSGESSKGLKIVLKSSGKENEEETLEEAEREDDTSKEETLEDMILKEMRGRRSKSNTISFFAFTATPKQKTLEVFGDKSPVDNKFYPFSLYSMKQAIEEGFILDVLKNYTTYQVYFSLIKKIENDPEYEKKKAQRMLLNYVEKHEHAINKKVSIISDHFAKNISHQINGNAKAMIVTRSRLHAVRFKIAMDKYLKEKGYPFKALVAFSGKVKDGKLEYAEQQMNGGIPEKNTAEEFKKSEYKFLICADKFQTGFDQPLLSVMYVDKKLGGVNAVQTLSRLNRVCPNKDEVFVLDFVNDTDDIKESFQPYYVSTVLSESTDPNLLHDLQRDILNFRLFSEAEIDNFVELLYLGKSPAQLNSFLDVVAERFAHYLPEEQDDMRVKFIDYIRKYAFIAQIITFEDTRLEKLYIFLRNLYKKLPARKNPLPWEILQSIDMESYKVIKDKETRIFLEDEQGLIRPIEGAGRGKSQDELDMLSRIIKDINDKFGTTFSTDDRVILNNLGKKLLDNESLSGSIQNNARDVAKIKFDEIFQQELINMLNQHFDFYKKLDSNIDLKEYVNQKLFDYVSKKVTKNAD is encoded by the coding sequence ATGATAACTAATACAAAAGAACTCGGTTTCGAAGAATTTATTGAAAAACATCTTATTAGTAGCCAGTCATATTGCAAACTGAAACCAGGCGACTTTGATAAAGCGATTTGTTTTGACAAAGATACAGTCATCGGGTTTATCAAGAAAACACAGAGTAAAGAATGGAAGAAACTGCTTGATCAGCATGGGGAAGATGCGGAAAATCGGTTTTTTAAGAGGTTGGACGAGGAAATAAGGGCGCGGGGGATATTGGAAGTGCTCCGCAGCGGAATAAATGATCATGGGATTAAATTTGACCTCGCGTATTTCAAGCCGGAAACAAAGCTGAATGAAGAGACACTGCAAAAGTATAATTCCAACATCTTTAGTGTTGTCCGGCAATTGAAATATAGTGAAAAGAACGAAAATTCAATAGATATGGTGATCTTTATTAATGGATTGCCCATATTCACGATAGAACTCAAGAATCAGTTGACGGGCCAATCGGTAAAGAATGGCATAATGCAGTACAAAACAGACCGTGATCCGAGAGAAAAGCTTCTTTCATTCAAACGATGCCTGACTCATTTCGCGGTTGATACTGAGGTCGTATTTATGACAACGAAGCTCGAGGGATTAAGGACCAGATTCCTGCCATTCAATAAGGGCAATAATAATTCCGCCGGAAACCCTGTCGCGGAAGGCAAATATAAAACGCATTACTTTTGGGAAGAAGTGTTATCTCCTGATAGCATTCTTGAGCTCGTAGGCCGGTTCGTGAACATTCAAAAGGATGAGAAGGAAGACCAAAAAGGCAAAAAATATACGGAAGAGACATTAATTTTTCCAAGATATCATCAGCTGGATACGGTTAAAAGGCTTGTGGCGGATTCAAGAGAAAACGGGGCTGGCAAAAACTATCTAATCCAGCATAGTGCGGGAAGCGGAAAAAGCAATACGATCGCATGGACAGCTCACCGACTTTCCGCGCTTCACAATAGCGAAGATCAGAAAGTATTTGATTCTGTAATAGTTGTTACAGACAGAAGAGTCTTAGACAGGCAGCTGCGCAATACAATAATGCAGTTTGAACAGACAGCCGGTGTGGTAAAGCCGATAATAGAAGGTTCAAAAGAATTAAAGGAAGCACTTGAAGCCGGTGAAAAGATTATAACTACAACATTGCAAAAATTCCCTTTCATCGTTGGAGTTGTCGATGAATTGCCCGGGAAAAAGTTTGCCGTGATAATTGACGAAGCCCATTCCTCCCAAAGCGGAGAAAGCTCAAAAGGGCTGAAAATAGTGCTCAAATCTTCGGGTAAAGAAAACGAAGAAGAGACCCTGGAAGAGGCGGAAAGAGAGGATGATACAAGCAAAGAAGAAACACTTGAAGACATGATCCTCAAAGAAATGCGGGGAAGAAGATCAAAATCCAATACAATAAGCTTTTTTGCCTTTACAGCCACTCCAAAACAAAAGACACTTGAGGTTTTCGGCGATAAGAGCCCTGTTGACAATAAATTCTATCCTTTTAGTCTTTATTCGATGAAACAGGCGATCGAGGAGGGCTTTATCCTTGATGTGTTAAAAAATTACACGACATACCAGGTCTATTTCTCATTGATTAAGAAGATTGAGAACGATCCTGAATATGAAAAGAAAAAAGCTCAGCGCATGCTTCTAAATTATGTTGAGAAGCATGAGCACGCAATAAATAAGAAGGTTTCGATAATATCCGATCATTTTGCCAAAAATATTTCACATCAGATAAACGGCAACGCAAAAGCAATGATAGTAACAAGATCGAGACTGCATGCAGTGCGATTTAAAATCGCCATGGATAAATATTTGAAAGAAAAAGGATACCCCTTTAAAGCTTTGGTGGCATTTTCGGGAAAGGTGAAGGACGGTAAGCTTGAATATGCCGAACAACAGATGAACGGCGGCATCCCTGAAAAGAACACGGCTGAAGAGTTCAAAAAATCTGAATATAAATTCTTGATATGCGCGGATAAGTTCCAAACGGGCTTTGATCAACCTCTGCTTTCGGTTATGTATGTTGATAAAAAGCTTGGCGGAGTAAACGCTGTGCAAACATTAAGCCGATTAAACAGGGTATGTCCTAACAAAGATGAGGTATTTGTCCTGGATTTCGTCAACGATACTGACGATATTAAAGAATCTTTTCAGCCCTATTATGTGTCAACCGTCCTTTCGGAATCTACGGACCCCAATTTATTACACGATCTGCAAAGAGATATATTAAATTTCAGGCTATTTAGCGAAGCCGAGATTGATAACTTTGTGGAGTTGCTTTATCTAGGAAAAAGTCCGGCCCAATTAAACAGTTTCCTTGATGTTGTTGCGGAGAGATTTGCGCATTATCTGCCGGAGGAACAGGATGATATGCGCGTCAAGTTCATTGATTATATAAGAAAATACGCGTTTATCGCGCAAATAATAACCTTTGAGGATACGAGGCTTGAGAAACTTTATATCTTTCTTAGGAATCTGTATAAGAAATTGCCGGCGAGGAAGAATCCTCTTCCATGGGAAATACTTCAAAGTATTGACATGGAATCATATAAGGTCATCAAAGATAAAGAAACCAGGATATTCCTTGAAGATGAACAGGGGTTGATCAGGCCAATTGAAGGAGCAGGGCGAGGCAAATCTCAGGATGAATTGGACATGCTTTCGAGGATCATTAAGGATATTAACGATAAATTTGGGACAACTTTTAGCACAGACGATAGGGTTATATTGAACAATTTAGGGAAAAAGCTATTAGACAATGAATCATTGAGCGGATCCATACAAAACAATGCCCGTGATGTAGCAAAGATAAAGTTTGATGAAATCTTTCAACAGGAGCTGATCAATATGTTGAATCAGCATTTTGATTTCTATAAAAAGCTTGACTCTAATATTGATTTGAAGGAATATGTTAATCAGAAATTGTTCGATTATGTAAGTAAAAAGGTGACGAAGAATGCCGATTGA
- a CDS encoding DUF3644 domain-containing protein: MSKERHLYSEKVDLINKARESALAAVQIYNNPLTTFKSESFIVLFMIAWTYLLHAYYRSKSIDYRYYEKRNKRKKFKKNKDGSVKYWDLTSCLDEENRPLDVDTTNNLKFLIGLRNQIEHRKANHLDSYLSARYQACAINFNYYIKKLFGDRHGLDNMLALSLQFAELDYSQSKTIRDKDNKIPQEIKSYIAKFDSTLSEDQIISERYAYRILFTKVIAKRAGQADRVIEFLDPKSPLAENIKREYWVKEETEKRKYLPKNIVEEAHKAGFDDFNIAKHYRIWKQHNAKETSKGYGFQLPDRWYWYEKWKDFVLSYLAKQKEINNHGT; this comes from the coding sequence ATGTCAAAGGAAAGACATCTGTATTCCGAAAAAGTTGATTTAATCAATAAAGCGAGAGAATCTGCTCTGGCTGCTGTTCAAATATATAACAATCCTCTAACAACATTTAAGTCGGAGTCTTTTATTGTGCTCTTCATGATTGCCTGGACATATCTTCTTCACGCGTACTATAGGAGTAAATCGATAGATTACAGATATTATGAGAAGAGAAACAAAAGGAAAAAGTTTAAAAAGAATAAAGATGGTAGTGTTAAATATTGGGATTTAACAAGTTGTCTCGATGAAGAAAACCGCCCTCTTGATGTTGACACGACTAATAATCTCAAATTTCTAATAGGGTTAAGAAATCAAATTGAGCATAGGAAAGCTAACCATTTGGATTCGTACCTATCTGCTAGATATCAGGCGTGTGCAATAAACTTTAACTATTACATCAAAAAACTATTCGGTGATAGACATGGATTGGACAATATGTTGGCATTGAGCTTGCAATTTGCTGAGCTTGATTATTCACAATCAAAAACTATTAGGGATAAAGACAATAAAATACCACAGGAGATAAAATCATATATAGCTAAATTTGATAGTACATTATCTGAAGATCAAATCATAAGCGAAAGATATGCCTATAGAATATTATTTACAAAGGTCATAGCAAAAAGAGCAGGGCAGGCTGATCGAGTAATTGAATTTCTTGATCCTAAATCACCCCTTGCCGAAAATATCAAGAGAGAATACTGGGTTAAAGAGGAAACTGAGAAAAGGAAGTACTTGCCTAAAAATATCGTTGAAGAAGCTCATAAGGCAGGATTCGATGATTTTAATATTGCAAAACACTATAGAATATGGAAACAACATAATGCAAAGGAGACATCAAAAGGATATGGTTTTCAATTACCAGACAGATGGTACTGGTACGAAAAATGGAAGGACTTTGTTCTGTCATACTTAGCAAAACAAAAGGAGATCAATAATCATGGAACTTAA